Proteins co-encoded in one Flavobacteriaceae bacterium MAR_2009_75 genomic window:
- a CDS encoding D-psicose/D-tagatose/L-ribulose 3-epimerase, giving the protein MKIGMNMLLWTNHVTEQHFDIIDTLKETGYDGIELFLGEGDVKHYTKLGNHFSNIGMGVTGVASLSPEENISSPDKKIREAGLERLKWSIDVSAASNVEVICGPFHSTFAFFTRQPPTADERSRSAEMLRKAAEYAQKSNIILAPEAVNRFECYLYNTMADIKGMVELVDHPNLGAMYDTHHSNIEEKSQESAIKTIAPYLKHVHISENDRGTPGSGQVNWESAFKGLRDINYDGWLTIEAFSTIIPEFANAINVWRDYSPSKEIYTKGIEFIKEGMKADY; this is encoded by the coding sequence ATGAAAATAGGAATGAATATGTTGCTCTGGACAAACCATGTGACAGAGCAGCATTTTGATATTATAGATACGTTAAAAGAAACCGGTTACGATGGCATAGAATTATTTCTTGGCGAAGGCGATGTGAAGCATTATACAAAGCTTGGTAACCATTTTTCTAATATCGGAATGGGAGTAACCGGGGTAGCTTCCTTATCTCCCGAAGAAAATATTTCTAGTCCTGACAAGAAAATAAGAGAGGCCGGTTTAGAGAGGTTAAAATGGTCTATCGATGTAAGTGCGGCTTCTAATGTTGAGGTAATTTGTGGCCCCTTTCATTCTACTTTTGCATTTTTTACACGTCAACCGCCTACTGCCGATGAACGCTCTAGAAGTGCCGAGATGTTAAGAAAGGCCGCGGAATATGCCCAGAAATCGAATATTATTTTGGCTCCCGAGGCCGTAAATAGGTTCGAGTGCTACCTCTATAATACCATGGCAGATATTAAAGGTATGGTCGAGTTGGTCGATCACCCCAATCTAGGTGCGATGTACGACACGCATCATAGTAATATTGAGGAGAAGAGTCAAGAAAGCGCCATAAAGACTATAGCTCCCTATTTAAAACATGTACATATTAGTGAAAATGATCGTGGTACACCGGGTAGCGGTCAGGTAAATTGGGAATCTGCTTTTAAGGGACTTCGGGATATCAATTATGATGGATGGTTGACCATTGAAGCGTTCAGTACCATAATACCTGAATTTGCCAATGCTATAAACGTTTGGCGCGATTACTCTCCATCAAAAGAAATATATACAAAAGGCATCGAATTCATAAAAGAAGGAATGAAAGCCGATTATTAA
- a CDS encoding glutamate synthase (NADH) small subunit has translation MGKITGFLEFDRKIEAYAPVEERIKHYKEFTQPLEEKELKNQGARCMDCGIPFCHSGCPLGNLIPDFNDAVYKAKWDKASEILHSTNNFPEFTGRLCPAPCEEACVLGINEDPVTIENIEKNIAETAFEKGWIVARPPETRTGKKVAVVGSGPSGLAAAQQLNRAGHTVTVFERDEKPGGLLRYGIPDFKMEKSIIDRRLKVLEDEGIEFKCGVHVGKDIKGEDLKNDFDAIVLCGGATVRRSLPIEGADLKGVVQAMDFLPQNNRRVDGVKDFENEIMATGKDVVVIGGGDTGSDCIGTSIRHGATSVSNFEIMPMATADRPKGQPWPFWPMRLRTSSSHKEGAERFFSISTKRFVGDEDGNLTGLITSEVEWVREPGKAMVLKEVEGTEKEWKCELALLALGFTGSEMTIAEQLGLEADARSNIKATESDYRTNVPGVFAAGDQRRGQSLIVWAISEGRQAAYHVDTYLMGESELPLKGEGDLPRV, from the coding sequence ATGGGAAAGATTACAGGATTTTTGGAATTCGATAGAAAAATAGAAGCCTACGCTCCCGTTGAGGAACGTATCAAACATTATAAAGAGTTTACACAACCCCTTGAGGAAAAAGAGCTGAAAAACCAGGGCGCGCGATGTATGGATTGCGGTATCCCTTTTTGCCACAGTGGTTGCCCCTTGGGTAACCTTATACCTGATTTTAACGATGCGGTCTATAAAGCCAAATGGGACAAAGCTTCTGAGATACTGCACTCAACGAACAACTTTCCGGAATTTACCGGTAGGTTATGCCCCGCACCTTGCGAAGAAGCTTGTGTACTAGGCATCAATGAAGACCCGGTTACCATAGAAAATATAGAAAAGAATATTGCGGAAACCGCTTTTGAAAAGGGTTGGATAGTAGCTCGCCCACCAGAAACCCGAACGGGAAAAAAGGTGGCCGTAGTAGGCTCGGGGCCTTCTGGCCTTGCCGCAGCGCAGCAGTTGAACAGAGCAGGGCATACCGTGACCGTGTTCGAACGTGATGAAAAGCCAGGTGGATTACTTCGATACGGCATTCCTGATTTTAAAATGGAAAAGAGCATTATCGACCGAAGGCTAAAGGTTTTAGAAGACGAGGGCATTGAGTTTAAATGTGGTGTTCATGTCGGAAAGGATATTAAAGGCGAGGACCTAAAAAATGATTTTGATGCTATCGTTCTTTGCGGAGGCGCTACCGTTAGAAGAAGCCTACCTATTGAAGGTGCCGACCTAAAAGGTGTTGTTCAGGCCATGGATTTTTTACCACAGAACAACCGTAGGGTAGATGGCGTAAAAGATTTTGAAAACGAAATTATGGCTACCGGTAAAGATGTAGTTGTTATCGGTGGAGGCGATACCGGTTCCGATTGTATCGGCACATCTATTAGACATGGCGCTACATCAGTGTCAAATTTTGAGATTATGCCTATGGCTACAGCTGACCGCCCAAAAGGTCAGCCATGGCCGTTTTGGCCCATGAGGCTAAGAACTAGTTCGTCACACAAAGAAGGTGCCGAGCGCTTTTTTAGTATCTCGACCAAGAGGTTCGTGGGTGATGAAGATGGTAACTTAACAGGGTTGATAACCTCAGAGGTAGAATGGGTTAGAGAACCGGGTAAAGCCATGGTTTTAAAAGAGGTCGAAGGAACCGAAAAAGAATGGAAATGTGAATTGGCACTTCTAGCTTTAGGTTTTACCGGATCTGAGATGACCATTGCAGAACAGTTAGGTTTAGAAGCCGACGCCAGAAGTAATATCAAGGCCACCGAGAGCGATTATAGGACAAATGTTCCTGGAGTATTTGCAGCCGGTGATCAGCGTAGAGGTCAATCACTTATTGTATGGGCAATTTCTGAAGGTCGCCAAGCGGCTTATCACGTAGATACTTATTTGATGGGAGAATCTGAACTACCTCTCAAAGGTGAAGGAGATTTGCCAAGGGTTTAG
- a CDS encoding arylsulfatase A-like enzyme — protein MREHKTIFLLLVLVLLVSCHEKQNQDSDPRKKPNIVFILADDLGLHDLSITGSTYYETPNIDRIGVEGTIFSQGYAASRVCSPSRASIMTGKFTARHGITDWIGAKTGAAWREHGRHDQLLPAEYVRGLPKEDVSIAEAFKKHGYKTFFSGKWHLGGKGSYPEDHGFDINKGGWDKGSPMGGYFSPWNNPKLENRKDGENLTMRLAAETASFIQQHKDSIFFAFLSFYAVHGPIQTTQEKWKKYRNKAERQGIAKEGYKMERVLPIRQVQDNPIYAGLVESMDDAVGLVLDALRKSGLEENTIIVFTSDNGGVASGDAFSTSNLPLRGGKGYQWEGGIREPYFIKVPWMKNSNIESEFPVTGTDFYPTLLDLAEIAAIPEQHVDGVSLKPILEGEQMNVVRPLYWHYPHYGNQGGNPSSIIREGNWKLIHYWEDGSEELYDLSADMGEETNVIKTNRLIAGQLSEKLMKWLNEVGAKFPSTDETYDANASARRYQHNVEEKWPALETQRKKFLSADFKPNEDWWGSKATED, from the coding sequence ATGAGAGAGCATAAAACGATATTCCTATTACTGGTTTTAGTGCTGCTCGTTAGTTGCCATGAGAAACAAAATCAAGATTCAGACCCACGGAAAAAACCAAATATCGTCTTCATTCTTGCCGATGATCTAGGGCTTCATGACCTGAGTATTACCGGTAGCACTTATTACGAAACCCCGAATATTGACCGCATTGGTGTAGAGGGAACGATTTTCTCCCAAGGTTATGCCGCGAGTAGGGTGTGTAGCCCTTCGCGTGCAAGTATCATGACAGGTAAGTTTACTGCTAGACATGGTATTACCGACTGGATCGGTGCCAAAACGGGTGCCGCATGGAGAGAACATGGGAGGCATGATCAACTGCTTCCGGCAGAATATGTACGCGGTTTGCCTAAAGAGGACGTCTCTATTGCGGAGGCCTTTAAAAAACATGGGTATAAAACGTTTTTTTCAGGAAAGTGGCATTTAGGCGGTAAAGGCTCTTATCCTGAAGACCATGGTTTTGATATCAATAAAGGGGGTTGGGATAAAGGAAGCCCGATGGGCGGCTATTTTTCCCCTTGGAACAATCCAAAATTGGAAAACAGGAAAGACGGCGAAAACCTGACCATGCGATTGGCAGCAGAGACGGCAAGTTTCATTCAGCAACATAAAGACAGTATTTTTTTCGCCTTCCTATCTTTTTATGCCGTACATGGGCCCATACAGACCACTCAAGAAAAATGGAAGAAGTACCGAAATAAGGCTGAACGTCAGGGTATAGCGAAAGAAGGCTATAAAATGGAACGGGTATTGCCTATTCGACAGGTTCAGGACAACCCGATTTATGCGGGCCTTGTCGAAAGTATGGATGACGCCGTAGGTCTCGTACTTGATGCTCTTAGAAAATCTGGATTGGAAGAAAATACCATAATTGTCTTTACCTCCGATAATGGGGGAGTGGCTTCTGGAGATGCATTTTCAACTTCGAACCTGCCCCTTCGAGGGGGAAAAGGCTATCAATGGGAAGGTGGCATTCGTGAACCTTATTTTATTAAAGTTCCATGGATGAAAAACAGCAATATTGAAAGTGAATTTCCTGTAACGGGAACAGATTTTTATCCGACTTTATTAGACTTGGCTGAAATTGCAGCCATACCCGAACAGCATGTAGATGGGGTTAGTTTAAAGCCAATTCTTGAAGGAGAACAGATGAACGTGGTACGCCCATTATACTGGCATTATCCACATTATGGTAATCAAGGGGGCAATCCATCGTCTATAATTAGGGAAGGTAATTGGAAGCTCATTCACTATTGGGAAGATGGTAGTGAAGAACTTTATGATTTGTCTGCAGATATGGGGGAGGAAACTAACGTAATTAAAACAAATCGCCTAATTGCCGGTCAGTTGAGCGAAAAGTTGATGAAATGGCTCAATGAGGTCGGGGCCAAATTTCCCAGTACTGATGAGACGTATGATGCCAATGCTTCGGCCCGACGATATCAACATAATGTGGAAGAAAAATGGCCGGCATTAGAAACCCAGAGAAAAAAGTTTTTATCCGCCGATTTTAAACCTAATGAAGATTGGTGGGGAAGTAAAGCGACTGAAGACTAG
- a CDS encoding arylsulfatase A-like enzyme, whose amino-acid sequence MKSISLLSILLVIFVVSCQTKPKASSNSETAPDSPNFVFLFSDDQTFESISALGFDEVHTPNLDRLVKKGTSFTHAYNMGGWNGAICVASRAMIISGQYIWNAQEKSEKWAKGDTTALDQTWGRLLEKQGYDTYMTGKWHVRAPAYEIFNDARHIRPGMPGDKGGELGAAIKKWKKESGDMKDWNDYMPVGYGRPTGPDDMEWSPTDTLQGGFWEGGTHWSEVVRNDALDFLEMAKQKETPFFMYLAFNATHDPRQAPQRFLDMYPLEDIKVPENFLPEYPFKDDMGNPPGLRDEALAPFPRTEYAVKVHRQEYYALLSHMDEQIGKILDALEASGKMDNTYIFFGADHGLSVGHHGLIGKQSMFDHSIRIPMMVVGPRIPEGKVLNQDVYLQDIMATTLELANVDKPDYVQFNSFLDIVEGQKTESHYEDGVYGAYMNLQRMIRKDGFKLLIYPKIGKVLLFDMENDPNEMNNLADKPEYAKKVESLFADLLKLQKKYDDPLSLAQIQL is encoded by the coding sequence ATGAAGTCTATATCTCTACTTTCTATTCTATTGGTAATCTTTGTGGTTTCTTGTCAAACTAAGCCGAAAGCCAGTAGTAACTCAGAAACGGCACCAGACAGTCCCAACTTCGTATTTCTTTTTTCCGATGATCAAACTTTTGAGAGTATCAGTGCACTTGGTTTTGATGAGGTGCATACGCCAAACCTAGATCGTTTGGTGAAGAAGGGCACTTCTTTTACACATGCCTATAATATGGGAGGCTGGAATGGGGCTATCTGTGTGGCTAGCCGCGCCATGATAATTTCTGGACAATACATTTGGAATGCCCAAGAGAAAAGCGAGAAATGGGCAAAAGGCGATACGACGGCCCTTGACCAAACCTGGGGCAGATTATTAGAGAAACAGGGTTATGACACCTATATGACGGGAAAATGGCATGTTCGTGCGCCCGCCTACGAAATATTTAATGACGCAAGACATATTCGCCCCGGTATGCCCGGCGATAAAGGGGGAGAGCTCGGTGCCGCAATTAAAAAATGGAAAAAAGAATCGGGCGATATGAAAGATTGGAACGATTATATGCCCGTTGGTTATGGTCGCCCCACGGGTCCGGATGATATGGAGTGGTCGCCTACCGATACATTGCAAGGTGGTTTTTGGGAAGGTGGCACCCACTGGAGCGAAGTAGTGCGTAACGATGCCCTTGATTTTTTAGAAATGGCGAAACAAAAGGAAACCCCTTTCTTTATGTATTTGGCCTTTAATGCCACACATGATCCAAGACAGGCTCCGCAACGATTTTTAGACATGTATCCTTTAGAAGATATAAAAGTGCCTGAAAATTTCTTGCCTGAATACCCCTTTAAAGATGATATGGGCAATCCGCCAGGGCTAAGAGATGAAGCTTTGGCGCCTTTTCCTCGAACGGAATATGCCGTAAAAGTTCACCGTCAAGAGTATTATGCTCTTCTAAGTCATATGGATGAGCAAATCGGCAAAATTTTAGATGCTCTGGAGGCTAGCGGTAAGATGGATAACACCTATATATTTTTTGGGGCCGATCACGGACTTTCGGTGGGGCATCATGGCCTTATTGGCAAACAAAGCATGTTCGATCATAGTATACGAATTCCAATGATGGTGGTTGGTCCGAGAATACCAGAAGGTAAAGTTCTAAATCAAGATGTTTACTTACAAGATATTATGGCAACTACTTTAGAATTGGCAAATGTTGACAAGCCCGATTATGTACAGTTTAACAGCTTTTTGGATATTGTAGAAGGTCAAAAAACGGAAAGCCATTATGAAGATGGGGTTTATGGGGCGTATATGAACCTACAGCGTATGATTCGAAAAGACGGATTCAAGCTCTTGATCTATCCGAAGATTGGGAAGGTTCTTTTATTTGATATGGAAAATGACCCCAATGAAATGAATAATCTGGCCGATAAGCCCGAGTATGCTAAAAAAGTAGAATCACTTTTTGCAGATTTGTTAAAGCTTCAGAAAAAATATGACGACCCTTTATCCCTAGCTCAAATTCAACTATAA
- a CDS encoding EamA-like transporter family protein, with the protein MTLGALAFTLMNTMVKQLIGYNVYQIVFFRGLGSFIITMILIYRLKLKIFGNEKKLLIIRAITGTSSMTLFFASMKYLSAATAVSLRYLAPIFSAIFAIYFLKEKIRLPQWLFFLISFTGVLILKGFDTNVSNIGLALIMGAAVLSGLVYISISKIGQKDHPLIIINYFMFTATAFGGLMAIPYWQTPEGMDWTLLLILGIFGFVGQFFMTKAFQIAANNLVAPLKYLEVLFTGIIGFLWLGEIYTAWSFLGMLLIVTGLVSNVIYKSRKS; encoded by the coding sequence ATGACCTTGGGCGCTCTTGCCTTTACATTAATGAACACCATGGTGAAGCAATTGATAGGTTACAATGTTTATCAAATTGTTTTCTTTAGAGGCTTAGGTTCCTTTATCATTACAATGATTCTTATCTATCGCCTAAAACTTAAAATTTTTGGCAATGAAAAAAAGTTGCTGATCATAAGAGCGATTACGGGCACCTCATCTATGACCTTATTTTTCGCATCGATGAAATATCTCTCAGCGGCTACGGCAGTTTCATTAAGGTACCTCGCCCCTATTTTTTCGGCAATTTTTGCCATTTATTTTCTAAAGGAGAAAATCAGGCTTCCGCAGTGGTTGTTCTTTCTAATTTCCTTTACCGGAGTTTTAATACTCAAAGGATTCGACACCAATGTAAGCAACATTGGTTTGGCCCTAATTATGGGAGCTGCTGTTTTGAGTGGACTCGTTTACATTTCGATAAGTAAAATCGGGCAAAAGGACCATCCGTTGATAATTATCAATTATTTCATGTTCACGGCAACAGCTTTTGGCGGACTCATGGCGATACCCTATTGGCAAACACCTGAAGGAATGGATTGGACCTTACTTCTAATCTTGGGCATTTTCGGTTTCGTTGGACAATTTTTCATGACCAAGGCATTTCAGATTGCGGCCAATAATCTGGTTGCACCTTTGAAATATCTTGAAGTATTATTTACAGGAATTATAGGTTTTCTCTGGCTAGGCGAAATTTATACGGCATGGAGTTTTCTGGGCATGCTATTAATTGTCACTGGTTTGGTATCTAACGTAATCTACAAGTCAAGAAAATCGTGA
- a CDS encoding glutamate synthase (NADH) large subunit encodes MTLKKQGLYLPEFEHDNCGAGFICSLKGKKSNDIIHKALEILHKLEHRGAVSADGKTGDGAGILIDIPHNFFKDVCEFDLPEPGEYAVSNVFLPQKDNQRDFCISEFEKNIKNQGLNLLGWRDVPVNRSIPGRIAMETEPFVKQVFIGKENDEQEEFNFNLKLYVARKVTEHSIIKSKLSESKFFYLPSLSTNIIIFKGLLMPKDISLYYKDLMDPRVVTRLSLVHQRFSTNTFPTWDLAQPFRYMCHNGEINTLRGNVTRMRSREELLKSDLFGDDIKEILPIILPGKSDSATMDMVVELLLMTGRSLPEVMMILVPEAWEKNPDMSEAKRAFYEYHSCMMEPWDGPASIPFTDGNYIGAVLDRNGLRPSRYSVTKDGYVVMSSETGVVDIAPENVEFHGRLEPGKMFLVNMEEGRIINDEEIKENIAKKLPYQEWLDKNLVHLKDIPYNDCPLFLGETSLEKRKSVFGYTLEDINTIILPMGKNAKEPIGSMGSDTPIAVLSQRPQLIYNYFKQLFAQVTNPPLDGIREELITDISLTLGSDHNIFDFSELHCRKLKIQNPVISKEDLDKIKNYDASPDYKVVSISTLYDIEKGLNGLEDALESILNQASKAVDQGANILILSDRNVNEKEAPVPALLACSFVNSGLQRLGKRNKMSIIIESAEPREVHHFCLLFGFGASAINPYLVNEIIGEQIEEHDITEYTFEEAVKNYNKAIGKGILKVMNKIGISTLNSYRGSQLFECIGINTKVVEKYFPNTPTRIQGIGLYEIEKEVAKRHKKAFSKKEVAASLDLEIGGEYRWRREGEKHMFNPLSVAKLQKAVRGNEPETYKEFSQMVNEQSKSLMTIRGLFEFSNYDPIPLEEVESWTEIVKRFKTGAMSYGSISKEAHENLAIAMNRIGGKSNSGEGGEDAERFYKNATGDWRNSAIKQVASGRFGVTSDYLTNAQEIQIKMAQGAKPGEGGQLPGPKVNPSIAKTRNSTPYVGLISPPPHHDIYSIEDLSQLIYDLKSANREARVNVKLVSEVGVGTVAAGVSKAKADVVLISGFDGGTGASPLTSLKHAGLPWELGIAEAQQTLVMNDLRNRIVLECDGQLKTGRDVAIACLLGAEEFGFATAPLVASGCIMMRVCHLNTCPVGIATQNPELRKKFTGKPEHVVNYMYFVAQELREIMAQLGFRTVNEMVGQVQKLDRKQAIDHYKAAGIDLTPILYQVDVPAGTKFYNTQSQDHDIKNSIEFDIIAKANPSLFRKEKLTLDFPITNTDRAVGAIISNEISKVYGAQGLPINTLKLNFTGSAGQSFGAFATRGLTMTVNGNTNDYLGKGLSGAKLVIKVPDGSTIVPEDNVITGNVTLYGATAGRAYINGKAGERFCVRNSGAKAVVEGIGDHGCEYMTGGVAVILGEVGRNFGAGMSGGIAFIFDEKKTFRKKCNNEALNLLDVTEDNDIKQLKDLIESHYNSTLSPLAQRILEKWETCLPQFVKVLPEEYKQALIRLEKEKLETI; translated from the coding sequence ATGACGTTGAAGAAACAAGGGTTGTACCTACCGGAATTTGAACATGATAACTGCGGAGCGGGATTCATCTGTAGTCTCAAGGGCAAAAAGTCAAACGATATCATCCATAAAGCGTTGGAGATATTGCATAAACTAGAACACCGTGGAGCGGTAAGTGCCGATGGAAAGACGGGTGATGGAGCAGGAATACTTATTGATATACCCCATAACTTCTTTAAAGACGTTTGCGAGTTTGATCTTCCAGAACCGGGAGAGTATGCAGTGAGCAACGTTTTCTTGCCACAAAAAGATAACCAACGAGATTTTTGTATTTCTGAATTTGAGAAAAACATAAAAAACCAAGGTCTTAATCTTCTTGGCTGGAGAGATGTACCTGTAAACCGTTCAATACCTGGGCGAATTGCTATGGAAACAGAGCCATTCGTAAAACAAGTATTTATCGGCAAAGAAAATGATGAGCAAGAGGAGTTCAATTTCAATTTGAAACTTTATGTCGCCCGAAAAGTAACCGAGCATTCCATCATAAAGTCAAAACTTTCAGAAAGCAAGTTTTTCTACCTTCCGAGTTTATCTACCAATATTATCATATTCAAAGGTCTTTTGATGCCGAAAGACATCAGTCTTTATTATAAAGATTTGATGGATCCACGTGTAGTTACCCGGTTGTCTTTGGTGCACCAACGGTTCTCGACCAACACCTTCCCAACTTGGGATCTAGCACAACCTTTTAGGTACATGTGCCATAATGGTGAAATCAACACCTTACGTGGTAACGTGACCCGCATGCGTTCTCGTGAAGAGTTATTGAAAAGCGATCTATTTGGCGATGATATCAAAGAGATACTACCTATAATATTACCCGGCAAATCTGACTCGGCAACTATGGATATGGTTGTAGAACTTCTATTGATGACCGGGCGGTCATTACCTGAGGTAATGATGATTTTAGTACCGGAGGCCTGGGAGAAAAACCCTGATATGTCAGAAGCCAAAAGAGCTTTCTACGAATATCACTCTTGTATGATGGAACCTTGGGACGGACCAGCTTCTATTCCATTTACCGATGGAAATTATATTGGTGCCGTACTTGACCGTAACGGTCTAAGACCATCTCGATACTCAGTAACTAAAGATGGTTACGTAGTAATGTCGTCTGAAACAGGGGTGGTTGATATCGCTCCGGAAAATGTTGAGTTTCACGGTCGATTGGAACCGGGCAAGATGTTCTTGGTGAACATGGAAGAAGGTCGTATTATCAACGATGAAGAGATTAAAGAAAATATTGCTAAAAAGCTTCCGTATCAAGAGTGGTTAGATAAAAATCTGGTTCATTTAAAGGACATCCCTTATAATGATTGTCCATTGTTTTTAGGGGAAACCTCCCTAGAAAAGCGGAAATCCGTTTTTGGTTATACCCTAGAAGACATTAACACCATTATTCTCCCCATGGGGAAAAATGCCAAGGAACCAATCGGTTCGATGGGTTCCGATACGCCAATAGCAGTGCTTTCACAGCGCCCTCAGCTGATTTATAATTATTTTAAGCAACTGTTCGCCCAGGTGACGAACCCACCTCTTGACGGTATACGAGAAGAACTGATTACCGATATTAGTTTAACCTTAGGTAGCGACCATAACATATTCGACTTTTCTGAACTTCATTGTAGAAAGTTGAAAATTCAGAATCCGGTGATATCCAAAGAAGATTTGGATAAAATCAAAAATTACGATGCCAGTCCTGATTACAAAGTGGTTTCAATTTCGACCTTGTATGATATAGAAAAAGGTCTAAATGGTCTTGAAGATGCACTGGAGTCTATTTTAAACCAGGCTTCAAAAGCAGTAGACCAAGGCGCAAACATTCTTATTCTTTCCGATAGAAATGTCAATGAAAAAGAAGCTCCGGTCCCCGCCCTTTTAGCCTGTTCTTTTGTAAATAGCGGTCTTCAACGCTTAGGCAAAAGAAATAAAATGAGCATCATTATCGAATCGGCAGAGCCAAGAGAAGTTCATCACTTCTGTTTACTTTTCGGTTTCGGTGCCAGTGCCATTAACCCATATTTGGTAAATGAAATTATCGGAGAGCAAATCGAAGAACACGATATTACCGAATATACCTTTGAAGAGGCTGTTAAAAATTACAACAAGGCTATCGGTAAGGGTATCTTAAAAGTAATGAACAAAATCGGTATCTCGACCTTGAACTCCTATAGAGGCTCACAATTGTTCGAATGTATCGGTATCAATACCAAAGTCGTAGAAAAGTACTTTCCGAACACACCAACCCGTATTCAAGGTATAGGTCTTTACGAAATTGAAAAAGAGGTCGCCAAAAGGCACAAGAAAGCATTTTCCAAAAAAGAGGTGGCAGCTTCTCTTGACCTAGAAATTGGTGGAGAGTACCGCTGGAGAAGAGAAGGTGAAAAGCATATGTTCAATCCACTTTCAGTGGCTAAACTTCAAAAAGCGGTTCGAGGTAACGAACCAGAAACTTACAAAGAGTTTTCACAGATGGTCAATGAACAGTCAAAAAGTCTTATGACTATTCGTGGATTGTTCGAATTCTCTAACTATGACCCAATTCCTTTGGAGGAAGTAGAGTCATGGACAGAAATTGTAAAACGATTCAAAACGGGTGCTATGTCTTATGGGTCTATCAGTAAAGAAGCTCATGAGAACTTGGCAATTGCCATGAACCGTATCGGTGGAAAAAGTAATTCTGGCGAAGGTGGTGAAGACGCGGAACGTTTTTATAAAAATGCAACAGGTGACTGGCGAAACAGTGCTATAAAGCAAGTTGCTTCCGGTCGTTTCGGGGTAACTTCCGACTACTTGACCAATGCCCAAGAGATTCAAATTAAAATGGCACAAGGTGCCAAACCTGGTGAAGGTGGTCAATTACCTGGCCCAAAAGTTAATCCATCTATTGCAAAGACTAGAAATTCTACCCCTTATGTAGGTTTGATTTCACCGCCACCCCATCACGATATCTATTCGATTGAAGATTTATCTCAATTGATATACGATTTAAAATCGGCTAACCGTGAAGCAAGGGTGAACGTAAAATTGGTATCAGAAGTAGGTGTCGGCACAGTAGCTGCAGGTGTTTCTAAAGCAAAGGCCGATGTTGTTCTAATTTCCGGTTTCGATGGCGGTACAGGTGCATCGCCTCTTACCTCTTTAAAACATGCCGGGCTGCCTTGGGAGCTTGGTATCGCCGAAGCACAACAGACCTTGGTCATGAACGACCTTCGTAACCGTATCGTACTAGAATGTGACGGGCAGTTAAAAACCGGCCGTGATGTTGCCATAGCTTGTTTGCTAGGCGCCGAAGAATTCGGTTTTGCAACGGCTCCGCTTGTGGCCTCAGGTTGTATTATGATGCGTGTTTGTCACCTTAACACCTGCCCTGTAGGTATTGCTACTCAAAATCCTGAACTTAGAAAGAAATTCACGGGCAAACCGGAGCACGTGGTTAACTACATGTATTTTGTAGCACAAGAATTGAGGGAAATAATGGCTCAGTTAGGTTTCCGTACCGTCAACGAAATGGTCGGGCAAGTTCAAAAACTGGATAGAAAACAAGCTATAGACCATTACAAGGCTGCCGGAATTGATTTGACCCCAATTCTTTATCAAGTAGACGTTCCTGCAGGAACCAAGTTCTACAACACCCAGAGTCAAGACCATGATATCAAAAACTCAATAGAGTTTGATATTATCGCCAAGGCAAACCCGTCTTTGTTCCGTAAAGAGAAATTAACACTTGATTTCCCGATTACGAATACCGATAGAGCCGTAGGTGCCATTATAAGCAATGAAATTTCTAAAGTTTATGGTGCGCAAGGTTTACCGATAAACACTCTAAAATTGAACTTTACAGGCTCGGCAGGTCAGAGTTTTGGCGCATTTGCCACTAGAGGTTTGACCATGACAGTTAATGGTAATACCAACGATTATTTGGGTAAAGGGCTTTCAGGCGCCAAACTCGTGATAAAAGTGCCAGATGGTTCGACCATTGTACCAGAAGATAATGTTATTACAGGCAACGTAACCCTTTATGGCGCAACGGCCGGCAGGGCTTATATCAACGGTAAGGCCGGCGAACGTTTCTGTGTACGAAATTCAGGGGCTAAAGCTGTTGTTGAAGGTATTGGCGACCACGGTTGTGAATACATGACCGGTGGTGTAGCTGTTATTCTTGGTGAAGTCGGAAGAAATTTCGGTGCGGGAATGAGTGGTGGTATCGCCTTCATTTTCGACGAGAAAAAGACCTTTAGAAAAAAGTGTAACAACGAAGCGCTAAATCTATTGGATGTAACTGAGGACAATGACATCAAGCAACTTAAAGATTTGATTGAAAGTCACTACAACTCGACCTTGAGTCCGTTGGCGCAGAGAATACTTGAAAAATGGGAAACCTGTCTTCCACAGTTCGTAAAAGTATTGCCAGAGGAGTACAAGCAAGCATTGATTCGCTTGGAGAAAGAAAAATTAGAAACGATATAA